The Virgibacillus dokdonensis genome includes a window with the following:
- the chrA gene encoding chromate efflux transporter, whose product MTKNQSLLDILRTSLKLGLTSFGGPVAHLGYLKTEYIDKRKWLDDKTYADIIALCQFLPGPASSQVGIAIGMLRGGFLGGVVSWFGFTLPSVFVLVLFALFYQSFTLGDANWIASLKIVAVAVVAHAVLGLGKKLAPDKPRIAIALVAALIMLLFPSAFVQIAIILMGAGIGYFLYKNKAQPKLSSFAVSISKKQGILALSILVAMLIGLPILASVFPYMYIQIADTFFRVGSLVFGGGHVVLPMLEQEIVPTGFVTSDEFLAGYGMAQAVPGPLFTFSSYVGTMMNGIIGAVIATVAIFLPSFLLIVGTLPFLSELRKRSSFQGVLTGVNASVVGLLVAAFYDPVFTSSILNGADFGLAVILFALLHFWKVPAWLIVIMGVIGGEIVHLIG is encoded by the coding sequence ATGACTAAGAATCAATCCTTATTAGACATATTACGAACTTCATTAAAGTTGGGGTTAACATCGTTTGGTGGCCCAGTGGCTCATTTAGGGTATCTTAAAACGGAGTATATTGATAAGCGTAAATGGTTAGATGATAAAACATATGCCGATATTATTGCTTTGTGCCAATTTTTACCGGGGCCTGCTAGCTCACAAGTAGGAATAGCTATTGGTATGTTACGAGGTGGATTTTTAGGTGGTGTTGTCTCCTGGTTTGGTTTCACATTACCTTCTGTGTTTGTGCTCGTGTTGTTTGCTCTATTCTATCAATCTTTCACACTTGGTGATGCGAATTGGATTGCTAGTTTAAAAATTGTCGCTGTTGCCGTAGTAGCTCATGCCGTACTTGGTTTGGGTAAAAAGCTGGCACCAGATAAACCGCGGATTGCAATTGCGTTGGTAGCAGCACTGATTATGCTTCTTTTCCCATCTGCATTCGTACAAATTGCCATTATTTTAATGGGGGCAGGTATTGGTTACTTTTTGTATAAGAATAAAGCACAACCGAAGCTTTCTTCTTTTGCTGTCTCGATTTCGAAAAAACAAGGAATACTTGCACTATCCATATTAGTGGCAATGTTGATTGGACTTCCCATTTTAGCAAGTGTGTTTCCTTATATGTATATACAGATTGCAGATACGTTCTTTCGTGTCGGTTCGTTAGTGTTTGGCGGTGGACATGTTGTGCTACCGATGCTAGAACAGGAAATTGTTCCGACAGGATTTGTAACGAGCGATGAATTTTTAGCTGGTTATGGGATGGCACAAGCAGTTCCTGGGCCATTATTTACGTTTAGTTCTTATGTAGGAACAATGATGAATGGAATAATTGGTGCTGTCATTGCTACGGTTGCTATTTTTTTACCTTCCTTTTTACTTATTGTAGGTACATTGCCATTTTTAAGTGAACTACGTAAACGTTCTAGCTTTCAAGGTGTTTTAACGGGAGTGAATGCAAGCGTTGTTGGCTTATTAGTTGCTGCTTTCTATGACCCTGTTTTTACAAGTTCTATTTTAAACGGAGCCGATTTTGGCTTGGCGGTTATTTTATTTGCATTATTGCATTTCTGGAAGGTTCCGGCTTGGCTCATTGTTATTATGGGAGTTATTGGTGGAGAGATTGTCCATTTAATCGGGTGA
- a CDS encoding L-cystine transporter, producing the protein MGMYTILNVAILAVLIGILIWMQKKHFSFTKRVFTGLGAGIILGAILQWAYGAGSDVLIETTDWYSIVGSGYIRFLMMIVIPLVLVSIIQSIINLEKSAELGKMASWIIGILISTTMIAALVGIVTATVFDLNAEQIEAGQAENERGTILESTLEEVEEQTAAQKIVSFIPSNIFLDMTGDRSTSVIAVVIFSVIVGIAVLGVRRKNPEQAEMFTKMINALYAVVMRIVTLILRLTPYGILALMANTVASTDFAGILELGKFVAASYVAIITMFVIHLILVGLFGLNPFMYLRKAIPVLGFAFTSRSSAGTIPLNIQAQQHALGVDQGVANMSASFGATMGQNGCAGIYPAMLAVMIAPTMGIDPLSPGFILQLVLIIGVSSFGIAGVGGGATFAALIVLSSMNMPVALAGLLISIEAFIDMGRTALNVNGSMVTGTITARILNKLNVKTFQDKTAIQEATDI; encoded by the coding sequence ATGGGCATGTATACGATACTGAATGTGGCAATATTAGCTGTACTTATAGGAATTCTTATTTGGATGCAAAAGAAACACTTTTCGTTTACAAAGCGTGTTTTTACAGGCTTAGGTGCCGGAATTATTTTAGGAGCCATTCTTCAATGGGCTTATGGGGCTGGGTCTGATGTATTAATAGAGACAACGGATTGGTACAGTATTGTTGGAAGTGGGTATATTCGCTTTCTAATGATGATTGTTATTCCACTTGTGTTAGTTTCCATCATTCAATCCATTATTAACTTAGAAAAATCGGCCGAATTAGGAAAAATGGCTAGTTGGATCATTGGAATTTTAATCTCAACAACGATGATTGCAGCTTTAGTTGGCATCGTTACGGCTACGGTGTTTGATTTAAATGCTGAACAAATTGAAGCAGGGCAAGCAGAGAACGAACGAGGAACGATACTAGAATCAACCTTAGAAGAGGTGGAAGAGCAAACAGCTGCACAAAAAATTGTTAGTTTTATTCCATCAAATATCTTCTTGGATATGACAGGAGATCGGTCTACGTCTGTTATCGCTGTCGTTATTTTCTCGGTTATTGTAGGCATTGCTGTTTTGGGAGTAAGAAGAAAAAACCCTGAACAGGCGGAAATGTTTACCAAAATGATTAATGCGTTGTATGCAGTAGTTATGCGGATAGTGACACTTATCCTTCGATTAACACCATATGGAATTTTAGCTTTAATGGCAAACACAGTGGCGAGTACTGATTTTGCAGGTATATTAGAATTAGGAAAGTTTGTAGCTGCTTCTTATGTTGCGATAATAACTATGTTTGTAATTCATTTAATTCTTGTCGGTTTATTTGGTCTAAATCCGTTCATGTATTTACGTAAAGCTATTCCAGTGCTTGGCTTTGCATTTACATCCCGTTCTAGTGCTGGAACAATTCCGTTGAACATCCAAGCTCAACAGCATGCTTTAGGTGTTGATCAAGGAGTAGCGAATATGTCAGCATCCTTTGGTGCAACAATGGGGCAAAATGGGTGTGCGGGTATTTATCCAGCGATGCTTGCGGTAATGATCGCTCCAACAATGGGAATTGATCCACTATCACCAGGCTTTATTTTACAGCTTGTGTTAATTATCGGCGTCAGCTCATTTGGAATAGCAGGAGTAGGCGGTGGAGCAACTTTTGCAGCGTTAATCGTTTTATCTTCTATGAACATGCCGGTTGCTTTAGCTGGGTTATTAATTTCCATCGAAGCATTTATCGATATGGGTAGAACGGCGTTGAATGTCAATGGTTCTATGGTAACTGGAACAATTACAGCAAGAATTTTAAATAAGCTCAACGTAAAAACGTTTCAAGATAAAACGGCAATACAAGAAGCAACGGACATCTAG
- a CDS encoding potassium channel family protein, with product MQLKYVTILIALLLEKVKEEEHMIFFKQLFVKVIKLNNWFLLFATLTLVFASSYFIYYLEPDTFASPFEGLWWTMTTVTTVGYGDISPTTVGGKLFAMFLYIVGIGLMTIFIGKAIDFLSIRKRLKEEGKLTITTEDHIILINWTKKASITLDEILHTFDDVRIVIIDEKIEKTPLIHEQVEFVYGNPANRDVLLKANLLKSKSVMVFASEDGVATSQADGQTLLIATTLESIGKEFSQNIYTICEVLESTHIPAFKHAAVEEFITANDTAAHLAARSILFNGSSEIIRQLTSHRGYDLYSIGKKAEWDTYEHARTELASQGAILLSNRNDLSIINQLKDSIPQGAKLFIICDEDAYANLLHQGVPTS from the coding sequence ATGCAGTTAAAATATGTTACTATTTTAATAGCTTTATTATTGGAAAAAGTGAAAGAGGAGGAGCATATGATATTTTTTAAACAATTATTTGTTAAAGTTATCAAATTAAATAATTGGTTTTTGCTTTTTGCTACACTTACTTTAGTGTTTGCCAGCAGTTATTTTATTTATTACTTAGAACCTGATACATTTGCTAGTCCGTTTGAAGGGCTTTGGTGGACGATGACAACTGTCACAACAGTTGGATATGGGGATATCTCACCAACGACTGTAGGCGGGAAGCTTTTTGCCATGTTCCTATATATTGTAGGGATTGGTTTAATGACTATTTTTATTGGCAAAGCGATTGATTTTTTGAGCATTCGAAAGCGGTTGAAGGAGGAAGGTAAATTGACGATTACTACAGAGGATCATATCATTCTCATTAATTGGACGAAGAAAGCAAGCATTACATTAGATGAGATTTTACATACATTTGATGATGTTCGCATTGTAATCATTGATGAGAAAATCGAAAAAACACCATTGATTCATGAACAGGTAGAGTTTGTTTACGGTAATCCAGCGAATCGAGATGTACTATTAAAGGCAAATTTGCTTAAAAGTAAATCTGTGATGGTTTTTGCTTCTGAAGATGGGGTAGCAACATCTCAAGCTGATGGTCAAACATTACTCATTGCAACAACCTTAGAAAGTATTGGCAAGGAGTTTTCACAGAATATTTATACGATCTGCGAGGTGTTGGAATCTACACATATTCCAGCCTTTAAGCATGCAGCTGTTGAAGAATTTATTACGGCGAATGATACAGCAGCACACTTGGCAGCACGTTCGATTTTATTTAATGGATCAAGCGAGATTATTCGTCAACTAACGAGTCATCGAGGTTATGATCTCTATTCCATAGGTAAAAAAGCAGAATGGGATACATATGAGCATGCTCGGACAGAATTAGCATCGCAAGGGGCTATTTTACTTTCTAATCGTAATGATTTATCAATTATTAACCAATTAAAAGATTCGATCCCCCAAGGCGCAAAATTGTTTATTATTTGTGATGAAGATGCATATGCTAATTTGCTTCATCAAGGTGTTCCAACTAGTTAA
- the ligD gene encoding DNA ligase D yields the protein MKVMKPIPTRDIPRGNAWLYEVKYDGYRCTLQWRKDSIQLRSKNHNDLSKQFPEIITACLQVQGQVESHLPLMLDGELVIINQPYQANFDWMQKRARMQAEASIQSASKERSACLMAFDILQEQGNALLSTPLEERKNILKTLLSHQLFKDKIMYVPSYSDPDQLWEKIFTHLGEGMIAKRKHSTYKQGKQHQDWYKIKNWRSISGFLTAYDGDNDYFQVGVYKNNHIISIGKCKHGLSQKDFSIVKQLFQTKGKLENKTYTLPPAICATIHSLDLYKQELREPAFQKILAHARPEEMTWKKLEFAQAMFPKEIDITNADKLFWEGLNYTKADLLLHIRQIAPYMLPFLQQRALTIIRAPDGIEGEHFFQKHLPSYAPPFMARQTHQGKEIITCETLKDLIWLTNHGTIEFHTPFQSLTARTPEEIVFDLDPPNRDRFDLAIHAALNMKHVFDELQLTSFVKTSGNKGLQIYIPIPSGSMTYKQTALFTEAIARTLENAFPALFTTERLKEKRKGRLYIDYVQHGKGKTIIAPYSPRKNAEATIAMPLYWEEITNDLSPKSFTIKNAVELVKQRGCPWRAYKAVKKSQNLTEILTFLGT from the coding sequence ATGAAAGTCATGAAACCCATACCTACAAGAGATATTCCCCGAGGTAATGCATGGTTATATGAGGTAAAGTATGATGGTTACCGTTGTACACTACAATGGCGAAAAGATAGTATTCAATTGCGAAGTAAAAATCATAATGATTTAAGCAAGCAATTTCCAGAAATCATTACAGCTTGTTTACAAGTCCAAGGCCAAGTGGAATCTCATTTACCACTGATGTTAGATGGTGAGCTTGTCATCATAAACCAGCCATATCAAGCTAATTTTGATTGGATGCAAAAACGCGCACGGATGCAAGCAGAAGCTAGTATTCAAAGCGCATCCAAAGAACGCTCTGCTTGTTTAATGGCTTTTGATATTTTACAGGAACAGGGAAATGCTTTGTTATCCACTCCATTAGAGGAACGCAAAAATATTTTAAAAACGCTGCTATCCCACCAACTATTTAAAGACAAAATAATGTATGTGCCTAGCTATAGTGATCCGGATCAGCTTTGGGAGAAAATTTTCACACACTTAGGAGAAGGAATGATTGCCAAACGCAAACATAGCACATATAAGCAAGGAAAGCAGCACCAGGACTGGTATAAAATTAAAAATTGGCGCTCAATAAGTGGGTTTTTAACTGCGTATGATGGGGATAATGATTATTTCCAAGTTGGCGTGTATAAAAATAATCACATTATTTCGATTGGTAAATGTAAGCATGGTTTATCGCAAAAAGATTTTTCGATTGTAAAACAATTGTTTCAAACAAAAGGAAAACTCGAAAACAAAACGTATACACTCCCACCTGCCATTTGTGCTACGATCCATAGCCTTGATTTATACAAACAAGAACTACGTGAACCAGCATTTCAGAAAATACTTGCCCATGCACGTCCAGAAGAAATGACGTGGAAGAAGCTTGAATTTGCTCAAGCTATGTTTCCAAAGGAAATTGACATAACAAATGCGGACAAACTATTTTGGGAAGGGCTAAACTATACAAAAGCAGACTTATTACTTCATATACGCCAAATAGCACCATATATGTTGCCATTTTTACAGCAACGGGCGCTCACCATTATCCGTGCACCTGATGGGATAGAAGGAGAACATTTCTTCCAAAAGCATTTACCAAGCTACGCGCCTCCATTCATGGCAAGACAAACACATCAAGGAAAAGAAATCATTACTTGCGAGACTTTAAAAGATCTTATTTGGTTAACCAATCACGGAACAATCGAATTCCATACACCATTTCAAAGCCTTACAGCACGTACACCAGAAGAAATCGTCTTTGATTTAGACCCGCCAAATAGAGACCGTTTTGATTTAGCTATCCATGCAGCTTTAAACATGAAGCATGTTTTTGATGAGTTACAGCTAACTTCCTTTGTTAAAACGTCTGGTAATAAAGGGTTGCAAATCTACATCCCTATCCCCTCTGGTAGCATGACTTATAAACAGACTGCTTTGTTTACGGAAGCGATAGCACGTACGTTAGAAAATGCGTTTCCAGCACTGTTCACGACCGAGCGTCTTAAGGAAAAACGAAAAGGTAGGCTCTATATTGACTATGTACAGCATGGCAAAGGGAAAACGATTATAGCACCGTATTCACCGAGAAAAAACGCAGAAGCTACCATCGCAATGCCTTTATACTGGGAGGAAATAACGAACGACCTTTCCCCAAAAAGCTTTACGATAAAAAATGCTGTGGAGCTTGTCAAACAACGCGGATGTCCATGGCGAGCTTATAAAGCAGTTAAAAAAAGCCAAAATCTCACAGAAATTTTGACTTTTTTAGGAACTTAG
- a CDS encoding Ku protein translates to MHTMWKGTISFGLVNIPVKMHAATENKDIKLRQLHKECQSPIKYERSCPVCDRPVENEEIVKAYEYAKNKFVVLDEEELEALKQEQADKAVEIMDFVQLAEVDPIYYEKSYFLSPNEGGAKAYGLLRKALKETGKIGIAKMMIRSKEQLAIIRVYEDTLVVETIHYPDEVRRIEDVPNIPKEVETDPQALDTAKMLIDQLSTTFEPTKYKDEYRHALLDLIEQKKANEQTATAQDKPSPDAATNLMDALQASLERAKQEKPKPKQPSLTKEKEKKIKKKKTGT, encoded by the coding sequence ATGCATACGATGTGGAAAGGAACGATTAGCTTTGGGCTTGTAAATATTCCTGTGAAAATGCATGCGGCAACTGAAAATAAAGATATTAAATTAAGGCAATTGCATAAGGAATGTCAATCACCGATTAAATATGAACGGTCATGTCCTGTATGCGACCGGCCAGTAGAAAATGAAGAAATTGTGAAAGCATATGAATATGCAAAGAATAAATTCGTTGTGTTAGATGAGGAAGAGTTAGAAGCATTAAAGCAAGAACAGGCGGATAAAGCGGTCGAAATCATGGACTTTGTGCAGTTGGCTGAAGTAGATCCAATTTATTATGAGAAAAGTTATTTTTTATCGCCGAATGAAGGCGGAGCGAAAGCCTACGGACTTTTACGAAAGGCTTTGAAAGAGACTGGAAAAATCGGCATTGCGAAAATGATGATTCGTTCTAAAGAACAATTGGCAATTATTCGTGTCTATGAGGACACACTAGTTGTGGAAACCATACATTATCCAGATGAAGTGCGTCGTATTGAAGATGTGCCTAACATACCAAAGGAAGTGGAAACAGATCCTCAAGCATTAGATACAGCAAAGATGCTCATTGATCAGTTATCAACGACGTTTGAACCGACAAAATACAAAGACGAGTATCGCCATGCATTGCTAGACTTAATTGAACAAAAGAAAGCTAACGAGCAAACGGCGACAGCACAAGATAAGCCTTCCCCTGATGCAGCTACAAACTTGATGGATGCTTTACAAGCTTCGTTAGAGCGTGCAAAACAAGAAAAGCCGAAACCAAAACAACCATCGCTCACCAAAGAAAAGGAAAAAAAGATAAAGAAGAAGAAAACGGGAACATAA
- a CDS encoding GreA/GreB family elongation factor, which yields MKKTIPVTKAGYEELQEKLNTLKEEKLVEANKQVKAGRAFCDFHEDPEFDRSLDELNKIQEQISELESILARAEIIGEANSDVVQHGALVTFKEYPDGEEEAFQVVSAAEADAQKLQISDNSPMGRALLGRKVNEEVSVETPAGTVKLLITKVQYKV from the coding sequence ATGAAAAAAACAATACCTGTAACAAAAGCAGGTTATGAAGAACTACAAGAGAAATTGAATACATTAAAGGAAGAGAAATTGGTTGAGGCAAATAAACAAGTGAAGGCAGGAAGGGCATTTTGCGATTTTCATGAAGATCCTGAATTCGATAGATCTTTAGATGAGTTAAACAAAATACAGGAGCAAATCTCAGAATTAGAATCTATTCTTGCTCGTGCAGAAATAATTGGAGAAGCAAATAGCGACGTGGTTCAACATGGGGCGTTGGTGACATTTAAAGAATACCCAGATGGCGAAGAAGAAGCTTTTCAGGTTGTTAGTGCTGCAGAAGCAGATGCGCAAAAATTACAGATCTCTGATAATTCCCCAATGGGGAGAGCATTGCTTGGAAGGAAAGTAAATGAGGAAGTGTCTGTAGAAACCCCTGCTGGAACGGTGAAGTTGCTTATAACCAAAGTGCAATACAAGGTGTAA
- a CDS encoding IS4 family transposase — translation MDKNTLKSSFGKWVSPINTKKLYEQVEENKQDYYTKKLTTEAYIKLLLLAQLQGFESLEEMSDALIDGELQKVLGFESISPSQLSRKNNEMNPAILSHLFFDLAYKIKGLQFKNGKYMPLKIIDSSTLPLNLTNHKWAKFRKTKAGVKLHLRLVFMDKGTVYPEKTVITTAKEHDRNQLEVLVDDKEAMYVFDRGYVDYERFDRMTDEGYFFVSRLKKNAVIREVESFSVPKDATALSDKMVYIGSTQNRTENVFRLLEVVDTKGNILRLITNRFDLNSEEISEIYRQRWAIELFFKWLKQHVEIKHFYGMSETAIQNQIFLALIAYCLHVLIQLEMRSKKSLLRISRWLNKVLWKPAYIWIRRFDDRSIP, via the coding sequence ATGGACAAGAATACACTAAAATCATCATTTGGTAAATGGGTTTCACCTATAAATACGAAAAAACTATATGAACAAGTAGAAGAAAATAAACAAGATTACTACACAAAAAAACTGACAACGGAAGCGTATATAAAGTTGCTGTTACTTGCTCAATTACAAGGATTTGAGAGCTTGGAAGAGATGAGCGATGCACTAATAGATGGTGAACTTCAGAAAGTATTGGGGTTTGAATCGATTAGCCCATCGCAACTTTCAAGGAAGAACAATGAAATGAATCCAGCCATCCTTTCCCATTTATTCTTTGATCTTGCATACAAAATCAAAGGTCTCCAATTTAAAAATGGGAAATACATGCCATTAAAAATCATTGATTCTAGCACGCTTCCATTAAACTTAACGAATCATAAGTGGGCGAAATTCCGTAAAACAAAAGCAGGAGTTAAGCTACATTTACGACTTGTATTTATGGATAAGGGCACCGTCTATCCTGAAAAAACTGTGATTACAACAGCCAAAGAACATGACAGAAATCAACTGGAAGTTCTCGTAGATGACAAAGAAGCCATGTATGTGTTTGACCGTGGATATGTTGACTATGAACGATTTGACCGAATGACGGATGAAGGCTACTTTTTCGTGTCCAGACTAAAGAAAAACGCCGTCATTCGTGAAGTAGAATCATTTTCTGTACCTAAAGATGCTACAGCTTTATCCGACAAGATGGTTTACATCGGTTCGACGCAAAATCGCACAGAGAATGTATTCCGTCTACTTGAAGTAGTGGATACAAAGGGGAACATTTTGCGATTAATTACTAACCGTTTCGATCTAAATTCCGAAGAGATTAGTGAAATTTACCGTCAACGGTGGGCCATAGAGCTATTTTTCAAATGGCTCAAACAGCATGTAGAGATCAAACACTTTTATGGTATGAGCGAAACTGCCATTCAAAATCAAATCTTCCTTGCGCTCATTGCTTACTGTTTACATGTACTTATCCAGTTAGAGATGAGGAGTAAGAAGTCCTTACTCCGAATTAGCCGCTGGTTAAATAAAGTGCTGTGGAAACCTGCGTACATCTGGATCCGCAGATTTGACGATAGATCTATTCCGTAA
- a CDS encoding DUF5391 family protein → MKNKKYIIALTVLSAFLFSALIIAGSLSPLSEMGDNVNQFNSVGMWLSIAMILFFYLIPVILYAIGLNWIKIIMAIFCVIGIVILLSTIVIVLIIGLVNHNMLQLSSVLIVSILGVIINIVWLIVAFWKNRGKASGLSS, encoded by the coding sequence ATGAAGAACAAAAAATATATCATCGCTTTAACGGTTTTATCGGCATTTTTATTTAGTGCGTTAATTATCGCAGGTTCGTTGTCGCCTTTATCGGAAATGGGGGACAATGTAAATCAATTTAACTCAGTAGGCATGTGGCTTTCTATTGCTATGATACTTTTTTTCTACCTTATTCCAGTAATACTATATGCAATCGGATTAAATTGGATCAAGATAATAATGGCTATATTTTGTGTCATCGGCATTGTTATATTGCTATCAACAATTGTTATCGTACTTATAATTGGATTAGTCAATCATAACATGTTGCAACTAAGTAGTGTTCTTATTGTGAGTATCCTAGGTGTTATCATAAACATTGTGTGGCTTATTGTTGCGTTTTGGAAAAATCGAGGTAAGGCTTCGGGCTTGTCTTCTTGA
- a CDS encoding LysR family transcriptional regulator — protein MDIRELKYFIEIVKKKNFTLAAKNLHISQPALSKTMKNLESELEVQLLDRSDKEIKLTEIGQLFFVQAEAVLNAFDSLKASLYDQSKLNKGEVIVGLPPVIGSSIFVKVLTTFKESFPDIKLHIIENGAKMVEHNLYNGKIDLGVVIAPVDENQFEYIPIMEDESVLVVHHHHPLAQREAVSIADLKEEEFLLLDKTFMLHHHVVQYCQDAGFKPNILFESSQWDFLVELVAQNQGVTILPRPILSRVENRQIHIIPIRPNCLKWKVGFLLNREQYVTHVMKVFIDHTVRTVATCE, from the coding sequence ATGGATATTCGTGAGTTAAAATATTTTATAGAAATTGTAAAAAAGAAGAACTTTACGTTAGCTGCAAAAAATCTTCATATATCCCAACCAGCCTTGAGCAAAACAATGAAAAACTTGGAGTCTGAATTAGAAGTACAGTTGTTAGATCGATCAGATAAAGAAATAAAACTAACTGAAATCGGCCAACTATTTTTTGTCCAGGCGGAAGCTGTTTTAAATGCTTTTGATTCTTTGAAGGCATCTCTTTATGACCAAAGCAAGTTGAATAAAGGAGAAGTGATTGTCGGGCTACCACCCGTAATAGGATCTAGTATATTTGTCAAAGTGTTAACAACATTTAAAGAAAGTTTTCCTGATATCAAATTGCATATTATAGAAAATGGCGCGAAGATGGTCGAGCATAATTTATATAACGGCAAAATTGATCTAGGGGTAGTGATAGCCCCTGTGGACGAAAACCAGTTTGAATATATACCAATTATGGAGGATGAAAGTGTTTTAGTTGTCCATCATCATCATCCTTTGGCGCAGAGAGAAGCTGTTTCAATTGCAGACTTAAAAGAAGAAGAATTCCTTCTTTTGGATAAAACGTTTATGCTCCATCACCATGTTGTTCAGTATTGTCAGGACGCAGGGTTTAAGCCTAATATTTTATTTGAAAGCTCACAGTGGGATTTTCTTGTGGAACTTGTTGCGCAAAATCAAGGGGTTACTATCCTCCCTCGACCAATTTTGTCGCGGGTGGAAAACAGACAAATACACATTATACCTATCCGTCCTAATTGTTTAAAGTGGAAAGTGGGATTCCTCTTAAATAGAGAGCAATATGTTACACATGTAATGAAAGTTTTTATTGATCATACTGTTCGTACAGTTGCAACATGTGAATGA
- the fabG gene encoding 3-oxoacyl-ACP reductase FabG, whose product MMKQLKDKVVVVTGGAQGLGKAMCERFAYEGAEVVYSLDLQKGNLTADNVRHQELDVTNIAEIDSFIQSVKEAYGRIDVLVNNAGVTRDALTQKMDDNKWESVMDINLKGVFHMTKAIAPIMMENGSGSIINISSIVGLYGNIGQANYAATKAGVIGMSYTWAKEFTRKGAAVRTNVIAPGFIETDMMKAVPEKVLQPLRDQTPLKRLGLPEEVANAALFLASDESSYVNGHVLSVDGGLRL is encoded by the coding sequence ATGATGAAACAATTAAAAGACAAAGTAGTCGTGGTAACTGGGGGAGCACAAGGATTAGGTAAGGCGATGTGTGAGCGATTTGCTTATGAAGGAGCTGAAGTTGTTTATTCGTTAGATTTACAAAAAGGAAATCTCACAGCAGATAATGTAAGACATCAGGAGTTAGATGTTACAAACATAGCGGAGATTGACTCTTTTATTCAATCGGTCAAAGAAGCGTACGGTCGCATCGATGTTTTAGTCAATAATGCAGGGGTCACTCGTGATGCATTGACACAGAAAATGGATGATAATAAATGGGAATCAGTGATGGATATCAACTTAAAGGGTGTTTTTCATATGACGAAGGCGATCGCTCCCATTATGATGGAGAACGGGTCTGGTTCTATTATTAATATTTCGTCCATTGTAGGTCTTTATGGAAATATTGGCCAAGCAAACTATGCTGCTACGAAGGCAGGAGTCATAGGGATGAGCTATACATGGGCAAAAGAATTTACGCGTAAAGGTGCTGCTGTACGTACGAATGTAATTGCTCCCGGCTTTATTGAAACGGATATGATGAAAGCGGTTCCGGAAAAGGTGTTGCAGCCGCTTCGTGATCAAACACCATTAAAAAGATTAGGACTTCCTGAGGAAGTGGCGAATGCGGCGTTATTCTTAGCGAGTGATGAGTCGAGTTATGTAAATGGTCATGTGCTTTCCGTAGATGGTGGATTAAGGCTGTAA